The Elusimicrobiota bacterium genomic sequence CTCCACCTTGTAGCTCGTCTGCCTCGGCTGATATTTGAAGCCGCGGCGGGGACTCCTCATGGGGTCGTATCTGTAGATGTCTCCCTTACAGATGATCGCCGGGGCGGACTCCTCCACCGCTTTTGAGGAGACCGAGGGAATTTGAGCGGCCGCGGGCGCTGCGAAGGTCGCGGCGAGTAAAAGTCCAAGGCGTGTCTTGTTCATGCCCCCAATGTACAAATTAGACTCGGGGCCGCCGTGGGACTTCGGGGAATAATAAGGAAAGACTTTGGGCCTAATCGCCCATGGGCCTAAAAGCCTGTTTTTTTAGCCCTAAAGACCTACAGCCGCTCAAGCGATCCTTTCATATCATGCTTTCATGAAAATGAAAATTATTTCCGTTCTGGCATTTTTTTGCGGCGCTTCCGGGGCTTTCGCCGCGAGTCCTCGAATTTCTCCCCAGGTCCAGGCGGCTCCTGCTCCGGTCGCTCACGGCGCGGAGGCCGTACGTTTGATTCGCAGCCGCGGGGTCGGGAAGATCTCTCCCGCGCGCCAGGGCCTGAGGAACGCTCAATCCTTTACGGCGGCACAGGCGTTCGACGGCCAAGGACCTCAAGCGGCCCGGGCCGCGGCGGTTGAGCTGCCGGTGGAGCCGCAGTCCTCGGCCTTGCCATGGACTAGGGGGCAAATCTTAGGCTTCGTGGGCGAGCACGGCAGCGCCTTGCGTAGGGTCAAGGGCGTGAGCAAGCTTTACGTCAGCCGGAGCGTCCCGGGGCAAAGCCTGTCCGCCTTGGTCATCGTAGGCGAGCCGAGGCGGTCCCTCGCGGCTCTCGAGAAAAGAGTTCGATCCCAGGTGCCCGAGATTTCCGAGTTGACCGGCATGATGGGGGCGCCTAATCAGGTCGTGTTCCGTCATCCCGGACCGAAGTTCTCGGCTTTCGTGCCCATGAGCGTGAAGGAACAGGTTAAGAATAAGCGAACCGTATCGTATGTGGTCGAGGGTCGCTTCGGCTTCTCAAGCCGGGCCCGCCTGCGCTTGGACTTGAACCCCAGAAGCCCCAACCACGGACGGCTCATGATCAGCTTCGCTTCTTGGAGAGAAGATTCTCCCTACTCCCAGGAGAGGCTGGCCAGCGCTGGGGAGCTGAAGCGCTTGGCCTCGGCCTTGGGCCAATTCGCTGAGGCGCATCCTGCGCATCCGGACGAGAACACCTATAAAATCATACAGCAGCACCTCTCTAACGACGCGCTGGTCGAGCGCCTCGAGGGCTTCGCTCGGGAGAACGCGCAGGCCATGCAAATCGTGGTCGGGGTCAAGGGGGTTTCCGTGATTCCCGAATTGGGAAGTTATTACGGCTCTTCTCGGCTTCTGGTCTTGTTGGACAAAAGTGCCGTGCCGGCGGTTTCCATCCAAGCTTTGAGGAAGAGTTTCCCCGGGCTTAACAAATTCCCCGTTGCTTATGAGATCGCCTCCGAGGGGGTTCGTGAGGAAACATCGGCCGATAAGGTGGAAGCCTTCCTGGCCGACAACGGCGACACGATACGCGCCGTTCCGGGAGTCGTGGAGGCGACGGCGCGAGGAGGTGCCGTGGTCGTGCACTTAGCCGTTTATGAGGCTCCGGAAAACGTCATGGCGGCCTTGAACCAAGCGCTTCCCGGGCTCTTCGACTTTAAAGTTATATTCAGGGTTGCCTTTCCGTTGATCGCGGGCTCGCGTCCGACTCCCGTGGATGAAGCGTTGCTCGATCCTGCGCCGATCGCAGAGTTGGGCAAAGAGAATCCCCTGCGCATCCGGGTCGAACAAGTTGATTCTCGTTGGCAGGACGACAACATCATGAACGGTTCGGTCGGAGCGCTGTCCGGCCGATTGTTGAATCCTCAGGCGGCCTATTTGTCTATCCGCGCCACCGTCCGGAAGATGCTCGGGGACGAATACGAGGGGCGCAGCGGCATACCCTTGGCCAACAACGTCGCGACTAGAAAGATTTCTTCCATTGAGGAAGGAGTCGCCGAGGCCGCGTTGAATCTCGCCAAGGGATTCTCCTACTCGACCGAGTACGCCTCCGGCCGGGCCAACCTGGTCCGGAGGGTCGAGAGGCTCGTGGCGCATCTGGAAAATCTCGATAACGTCGTCGCGGTCTCGGCCTACACGGCCACGGTCATGGACGGCATGGGCGAGGAGGCTCTTGACGTCGGCCTGATCCTCTTCCTAAATAGGGAGACCGGAGAGTATGTCGCTATTTACGCGCGGGAAGGAAATGGCTAGCACCCGGAGGGTGCAGCACTGAATGGCATAAGGAACGGTGTGGCCATTCATGTGCTAGAATCCAGATGTGGAGCACGCCCAGGGTTTTTTAAAGCTGGTCAACGAGGCCAAGAGCCGGATACACGAAACGAGCATCGGAGAGGTTAGGGCGAGGCTCGCCCGTGGCGAGAAATTCTTGCTGATTGACGTGCGCGAGGACCGGGAATGGGAGAAGGGCCATATTCTCGGGGCCGTTCACATGGGACGCGGGGTCCTCGAGCGCGACATTGAAGGTGCGATTCCGGACAAGAACGCCGAGATCGTGCTCTACTGCGGCGGGGGATTCCGCTCCGCGCTCTCGGCCGACAACCTGCAGAAAATGGGGTACAAGAACGTCGTCTCCATGGACGGAGGGTTTCGAGGCTGGGTCGAGGC encodes the following:
- a CDS encoding sulfurtransferase → MEHAQGFLKLVNEAKSRIHETSIGEVRARLARGEKFLLIDVREDREWEKGHILGAVHMGRGVLERDIEGAIPDKNAEIVLYCGGGFRSALSADNLQKMGYKNVVSMDGGFRGWVEAKGAVER